The sequence TTTAATCAAGAAACCGTTCGTTCAACTCTTTTAACCGTAAAAAAAATCCCGCCGCATTCGCGACGGGGTTTTCATTTACGTAATCAAGTTTCTCATCAAATACAAGTTGGAATTTAATTGTATATTGTGATTGTGTATTATTATGCGGCATCTTCAGTAATTTTGCAAGGCTTTTTTGCATATTTAGTCAATTAAATTTTGACAATCGGTCACCCTTGCTTTGGTCGCTGATAAAAAAATAATGGTATCAAGTGCGTGGCACCTAATACCATTATTTTTATTCGTGGCCATTAACCAGCACGATCGGCTTGATGATCGCCCCGCTCTTCGAATCGGCAAAGGCCTGGTTAATGTCCTTGAAATCGTAAAAACGCACCAGCTTATCAAATGGGAACTTGCCCTCTTTGTAGTACTGAACCAGCTGGGGAATAAACTTTTGCGGTTGGCTGTCGCCCTCCACTACGCCGGAGAGCTTCTTGGACTCCAGCAGTAAATCACTCATCAGGTCTAGTTCCAGCTTGCCGCCGATTCCAACAACCACGCACTCACCCGCCGGCTGAAGCAATCCGAGCGCAGTCTTAATCAGAAGAGAGCTTCCCGTGGTGTCAATTGCGTATTTGACCCCCTCTGGAAATTCATCTTGCAGCTTCTCCAAAGGAACATCGTCCGTATTGATTACGTCCGTGGCCCCAACTTCCTTGGCGATCGCCAGCCGGTTATCGTTGCGGTCAATCACGATGATTTGCCTAACTCCGGCAACCTTGGCCCCCATCACAGCAGCCAGGCCGACACCACCGGCACCAAAGATGGCAAGTGCGTCGTCCGGTGCTGGCTTTAAGTAGTTAAGCACCGTGCCGGCACCGGTTTGAATACCACAGCCCAGTGGGCCGAGCAGGTTGAGATCAACCTCCGGATCCACCTTGACAACGCTGTGCTCATCGGCAACGGCATAGGTGGCAAAGGAGGATTGCCCGAAGAAGACGTTGACGTCCGCATTGCTTGTCGTGTGCAGACGGTAGGTGCCATCAAAGTT comes from Limosilactobacillus sp. and encodes:
- a CDS encoding NAD(P)-dependent alcohol dehydrogenase yields the protein MKIEAAMVNEAKQPLEIKELNLDDIKDNEVLIKISASGVCHTDAVGRDGGTTPLPLVLGHEGSGIVEKTGADVNSVQVGDHVVLSFSYCGKCRNCRAGHPGMCEHFNELNFGGKNFDGTYRLHTTSNADVNVFFGQSSFATYAVADEHSVVKVDPEVDLNLLGPLGCGIQTGAGTVLNYLKPAPDDALAIFGAGGVGLAAVMGAKVAGVRQIIVIDRNDNRLAIAKEVGATDVINTDDVPLEKLQDEFPEGVKYAIDTTGSSLLIKTALGLLQPAGECVVVGIGGKLELDLMSDLLLESKKLSGVVEGDSQPQKFIPQLVQYYKEGKFPFDKLVRFYDFKDINQAFADSKSGAIIKPIVLVNGHE